In one window of Bombus vancouverensis nearcticus chromosome 10, iyBomVanc1_principal, whole genome shotgun sequence DNA:
- the LOC117157065 gene encoding ATP-dependent RNA helicase DDX54 isoform X1, with translation MKDTNIVGFANPEEINDSDEDNEINNIKKKVCKKSGGFQSMALSFPLLKGILRRGYKIPTPIQRKTIPLALEGRDIVAMARTGSGKTACFLIPLFEKLKTRQAKAGARALILSPTRELALQTLKFIKELGKFTDLKAAVILGGDSMENQFSAIHGNPDILVATPGRFLHICIEMDLQLNNIEYVVFDEADRLFEMGFGEQITEITNRLPESRQTLLFSATLPKLLVDFAKAGLTDPVLLRLDVESKIPEQLTLSFIVCRPEEKLAVLLCLLKNIIKSDSQTVIFAATQHHVEYIHQILEKAGISNTYIYSNLDPSARKINAAKFHTSKVRVLIVTDVAARGLDIPQLDNVINFNFPAKSKLFVHRVGRCARAGRAGTAYNIISPDEYAYLLDLHLFLGRPLSIVPSFGSIENTDGIVGKMPQAMIEEELAELINWHSCSTDLTSMEKVCDNAYKQYIRSRPAPSSESIKRVKELHISEAGVIPEYSDVSLSTTNLLSKIVNYRPQGTIFEIGAKASSTDYQVMKKKRTLHKENIINFHRKADKVEAKKITEDLPKKVYLPPSTTDEINEAFNTVVLPKKRNLDDLYKPKKKKRSVIRDENFFIPYNAPDKHTEEGLAVNSFNTEADKVQMDLTADNEESQRFQAQIKKWDRKKKKMITVNSERKVNKIRTESGVWIPASYKSNRYTSWKEKSKVDATNDDDSEEEPSQMQKLQTTANTHWARHNQKLKEKIKRNIELKRPEQILKARKLLEQRRKRNGRKNRKGQKNSRRKH, from the exons ATGAAAGATACAAATATTGTGGGATTTGCCAACCCAGAAGAAATAAACGATAGTGATGAAGATAACGAAATTAATAACATTAAGAAGAAAGTATGTAAAAAATCAGGAGGATTTCAATCCATGGCTCTTAGTTTTCCTCTATTGAAGGGGATATTAAGGCGCGGGTACAAAATACCAACACCTATTCAAAGGAAG acaATTCCTTTAGCTTTAGAAGGACGCGATATAGTGGCAATGGCCAGAACAGGGAGTGGAAAAACTGCTTGTTTTTTAATTCCACTGTTTGAAAAACTTAAAACAAGGCAAGCAAAAGCTGGAGCTAGAGCTTTAATTTTATCACCTACTAGAGAATTGGCATTACAGACATTAAAGTTCATAAAGGAATTAGGTAAATTTACAGACTTAAAAGCAGCTGTAATTTTGGGAGGTGACAGTATGGAGAATCAGTTTAGTGCAATTCATGGAAATCCTGATATATTAGTAGCAACGCCAGGAAGATTTCTACATATCTGTATAGAAATGGACTTGCAgttaaataatatagaatatgtAGTTTTCGATGAAGCTGAtag GTTATTTGAAATGGGTTTTGGAGAACAAATTACTGAAATCACAAATAGATTACCAGAATCAAGACAAACATTATTATTTTCTGCAACATTACCTAAGCTTTTAGTAGATTTTGCAAAAGCTGGATTAACTGATCCTGTCTTATTACGTTTAGATGTAGAAAGTAAAATACCAGAACAATTAACACTCTCATTTATAGTATGTCGCCCAGAAGAAAAGTTGGCAGTACTATTAtgcttgttaaaaaatattattaagagTGATTCTCAAACAGTAATATTTGCTGCAACTCAACATCATGTTGAATATATTCATCAG ATATTAGAAAAAGCTGGAATTTCTAACACGTATATCTATTCTAATTTGGATCCATCAGCACGAAAAATAAATGCAGCTAAATTTCACACTAGTAAGGTCCGAGTTCTAATAGTAACAGATGTTGCCGCTCGAGGTTTAGATATTCCACAATTGGATAATGtaatcaattttaattttcctgCAAAGTCGAAGCTCTTTGTACATCGAGTAG GTCGTTGTGCACGAGCGGGTCGTGCTGGCACTGCATACAATATTATAAGTCCGGACGAATATGCTTATTTGCTAGATTTACACCTTTTTCTTGGGCGTCCGTTAAGTATTGTACCATCTTTTGGATCTATAGAAAATACAGATGGTATTGTGGGTAAAATGCCACAAGCAATGATAGAAGAAGAACTTGCAGAATTAATAAATTGGCACAGTTGTTCCACAGATCTA acaaGTATGGAAAAAGTTTGCGATAATGCATATAAGCAGTATATTCGATCGCGACCTGCACCTTCATCAGAAAGTATTAAAAGAGTAAAGGAATTACACATTAGCGAGGCAGGTGTTATACCAGAATATTCTGATGTTTCTTTAAGTACTACGAACTTATTATCAAAAATAGTCAATTATAGACCTCAAGGA ACGATATTCGAAATTGGAGCCAAGGCATCATCTACTGATTATCAAGTTATGAAAAAAAAACGGACGTTacataaagaaaatattataaatttccaCAGAAAAGCAGATAAGGTAGAAGCTAAAAAAATTACAGAAG ATTTACCGAAAAAAGTGTATCTTCCACCGAGTACAACCGATGAAATTAATGAAGCATTTAATACGGTTGTACTTCCAAAGAAAAGGAATCTCGATGATTTATataaacctaaaaagaaaaaacgatcgGTAATACGAGacgaaaatttttttattccatataatgCTCCAGATAAACATACAGAGGAAGG TTTAGCAGTTAATTCATTTAATACGGAAGCAGATAAAGTACAAATGGATTTAACTGCTGATAATGAAGAATCTCAACGATTTCAAGCACAGATTAAAAAATGGGAtcgcaaaaagaagaaaatgattaCTGTTAATAGT GAACGAAAAGTTAATAAAATACGAACAGAGTCTGGAGTTTGGATACCTGCCAGTTACAAATCAAATCGTTATACGAGttggaaagaaaaaagcaaagtcGATGCTACAAATGACGATGACAGCGAAGAAGAACCTTCACAAATGCAGAAGT TGCAAACAACGGCTAATACACATTGGGCGCGGCACAATCAAAAGTTAAAGGAAAAGATTAAAAGGAATATCGAATTGAAACGTCCAGAACAAATTCTAAAGGCCCGTAAATTGCTTGAACAAAGACGTAAAAGAAACGGCCGAAAAAATCGAAAAGGTCAGAAGAATAGTAGAAGGAAACATTAG
- the LOC117157065 gene encoding ATP-dependent RNA helicase DDX54 isoform X2 — MARTGSGKTACFLIPLFEKLKTRQAKAGARALILSPTRELALQTLKFIKELGKFTDLKAAVILGGDSMENQFSAIHGNPDILVATPGRFLHICIEMDLQLNNIEYVVFDEADRLFEMGFGEQITEITNRLPESRQTLLFSATLPKLLVDFAKAGLTDPVLLRLDVESKIPEQLTLSFIVCRPEEKLAVLLCLLKNIIKSDSQTVIFAATQHHVEYIHQILEKAGISNTYIYSNLDPSARKINAAKFHTSKVRVLIVTDVAARGLDIPQLDNVINFNFPAKSKLFVHRVGRCARAGRAGTAYNIISPDEYAYLLDLHLFLGRPLSIVPSFGSIENTDGIVGKMPQAMIEEELAELINWHSCSTDLTSMEKVCDNAYKQYIRSRPAPSSESIKRVKELHISEAGVIPEYSDVSLSTTNLLSKIVNYRPQGTIFEIGAKASSTDYQVMKKKRTLHKENIINFHRKADKVEAKKITEDLPKKVYLPPSTTDEINEAFNTVVLPKKRNLDDLYKPKKKKRSVIRDENFFIPYNAPDKHTEEGLAVNSFNTEADKVQMDLTADNEESQRFQAQIKKWDRKKKKMITVNSERKVNKIRTESGVWIPASYKSNRYTSWKEKSKVDATNDDDSEEEPSQMQKLQTTANTHWARHNQKLKEKIKRNIELKRPEQILKARKLLEQRRKRNGRKNRKGQKNSRRKH, encoded by the exons ATGGCCAGAACAGGGAGTGGAAAAACTGCTTGTTTTTTAATTCCACTGTTTGAAAAACTTAAAACAAGGCAAGCAAAAGCTGGAGCTAGAGCTTTAATTTTATCACCTACTAGAGAATTGGCATTACAGACATTAAAGTTCATAAAGGAATTAGGTAAATTTACAGACTTAAAAGCAGCTGTAATTTTGGGAGGTGACAGTATGGAGAATCAGTTTAGTGCAATTCATGGAAATCCTGATATATTAGTAGCAACGCCAGGAAGATTTCTACATATCTGTATAGAAATGGACTTGCAgttaaataatatagaatatgtAGTTTTCGATGAAGCTGAtag GTTATTTGAAATGGGTTTTGGAGAACAAATTACTGAAATCACAAATAGATTACCAGAATCAAGACAAACATTATTATTTTCTGCAACATTACCTAAGCTTTTAGTAGATTTTGCAAAAGCTGGATTAACTGATCCTGTCTTATTACGTTTAGATGTAGAAAGTAAAATACCAGAACAATTAACACTCTCATTTATAGTATGTCGCCCAGAAGAAAAGTTGGCAGTACTATTAtgcttgttaaaaaatattattaagagTGATTCTCAAACAGTAATATTTGCTGCAACTCAACATCATGTTGAATATATTCATCAG ATATTAGAAAAAGCTGGAATTTCTAACACGTATATCTATTCTAATTTGGATCCATCAGCACGAAAAATAAATGCAGCTAAATTTCACACTAGTAAGGTCCGAGTTCTAATAGTAACAGATGTTGCCGCTCGAGGTTTAGATATTCCACAATTGGATAATGtaatcaattttaattttcctgCAAAGTCGAAGCTCTTTGTACATCGAGTAG GTCGTTGTGCACGAGCGGGTCGTGCTGGCACTGCATACAATATTATAAGTCCGGACGAATATGCTTATTTGCTAGATTTACACCTTTTTCTTGGGCGTCCGTTAAGTATTGTACCATCTTTTGGATCTATAGAAAATACAGATGGTATTGTGGGTAAAATGCCACAAGCAATGATAGAAGAAGAACTTGCAGAATTAATAAATTGGCACAGTTGTTCCACAGATCTA acaaGTATGGAAAAAGTTTGCGATAATGCATATAAGCAGTATATTCGATCGCGACCTGCACCTTCATCAGAAAGTATTAAAAGAGTAAAGGAATTACACATTAGCGAGGCAGGTGTTATACCAGAATATTCTGATGTTTCTTTAAGTACTACGAACTTATTATCAAAAATAGTCAATTATAGACCTCAAGGA ACGATATTCGAAATTGGAGCCAAGGCATCATCTACTGATTATCAAGTTATGAAAAAAAAACGGACGTTacataaagaaaatattataaatttccaCAGAAAAGCAGATAAGGTAGAAGCTAAAAAAATTACAGAAG ATTTACCGAAAAAAGTGTATCTTCCACCGAGTACAACCGATGAAATTAATGAAGCATTTAATACGGTTGTACTTCCAAAGAAAAGGAATCTCGATGATTTATataaacctaaaaagaaaaaacgatcgGTAATACGAGacgaaaatttttttattccatataatgCTCCAGATAAACATACAGAGGAAGG TTTAGCAGTTAATTCATTTAATACGGAAGCAGATAAAGTACAAATGGATTTAACTGCTGATAATGAAGAATCTCAACGATTTCAAGCACAGATTAAAAAATGGGAtcgcaaaaagaagaaaatgattaCTGTTAATAGT GAACGAAAAGTTAATAAAATACGAACAGAGTCTGGAGTTTGGATACCTGCCAGTTACAAATCAAATCGTTATACGAGttggaaagaaaaaagcaaagtcGATGCTACAAATGACGATGACAGCGAAGAAGAACCTTCACAAATGCAGAAGT TGCAAACAACGGCTAATACACATTGGGCGCGGCACAATCAAAAGTTAAAGGAAAAGATTAAAAGGAATATCGAATTGAAACGTCCAGAACAAATTCTAAAGGCCCGTAAATTGCTTGAACAAAGACGTAAAAGAAACGGCCGAAAAAATCGAAAAGGTCAGAAGAATAGTAGAAGGAAACATTAG
- the RpL24 gene encoding ribosomal protein L24 isoform X2: MKIGLCAYSGYKIYPGHGKTMVKVDGKTFTFLNSKCESAHLMRRNPRKVTWTVLYRRKHKKGQEEEQAKKRTRRTQKFQRAIVGASLTDILAKRNMKPEIRKAQREQAIKFQIVLE; encoded by the exons ATGAA GATCGGTCTTTGCGCATATAgtggatataaaatatatcccGGCCATGGTAAAACCATGGTAAAAGTGGATGGAAAA ACGTTcacatttttaaattcaaaatgtgAATCTGCACATTTAATGAGACGTAATCCAAGAAAAGTTACATGGACTGTATTATAcag ACGGAAGCACAAAAAGGGACAAGAAGAAGAACAAGCGAAAAAAAGAACAAGGCGTACTCAAAAATTTCAACGTGCGATTGTAGGTGCATCTCTTACAGATATTTTAGCGAAACGTAATATGAAACCAGAAATTCGTAAAGCACAGAGAGAACAAGCAATTAA ATTTCAGATTGTCTTAGAATAA
- the LOC117156967 gene encoding uncharacterized protein LOC117156967 isoform X1, which produces MASAEINMASSDIITEVEIQPDIQEVEIETIPVEIPCETVETTIEGEDGQPMIALQTLPEPGREEIILQTQEEIVGSDPLSVYDQIPVPENDIYVESSPGPSKKGPKKTKKSGSSKFRSSDHTIFGEMGSETKARKWEQKQVQIKTLEGEFSVTMWASGTDDGSVLLAPHLVDVPDEGSNPEPDPDYTEYMTGKSNAKFNHSGSSISDGMPGLDLSDPKQLAEFARPGHKLKVRKPPVLDGVERTIACPHKGCTKMFRDNSAMRKHLHTHGPRVHVCAECGKAFVESSKLKRHQLVHTGEKPFQCTFEGCGKRFSLDFNLRTHVRIHTGDRPYVCPFDGCSKKFAQSTNLKSHILTHAKAKSRNAIGRGVQQIQLQQPQFVQVEVADVDNQQFIVYAD; this is translated from the exons ATGGCGTCAGCGGAGATTAATATGGCGTCCTCGGACATAATAACTGAAGTGGAGATTCAACCAGATATCCAAGAGGTTGAAATAGAAACGATACCGGTGGAGATACCGTGTGAAACTGTGGAAACTACGATCGAGGGTGAAGATGGCCAGCCGATGATAGCCCTTCAAACACTTCCAGAGCCAGGACGCGAAGAAATCATACTACAGACGCAAGAGGAAATCGTCGGCAGTGATCCACTAAGCGTATATGATCAGATTCCGGTcccagagaacgatatttatgttGAATCAAGCCCTGGCCCATCGAAGAAAGGTCCTAAGAAGACCAAGAAAAGCGGTTCGTCGAAATTCAGATCGTCCGATCATACGATTTTTGGGGAAATGGGTTCGGAGACGAAGGCTAGAAAGTGGGAGCAGAAGCAAGTGCAAATCAAGACGCTTGAAGGTGAATTCTCAGTGACGATGTGGGCATCGGGTACCGACGACG GGAGTGTCCTATTAGCTCCTCACCTGGTGGATGTTCCAGATGAAGGCTCTAATCCAGAGCCTGATCCAGACTACACAGAATACATGACTGGTAAATCCAATGCCAAATTCAATCACTCTGGAAGCTCCATTTCCGATGGAATGCCAGGTCTTGACCTTTCGGATCCAAAGCAATTGGCAGAATTTGCTAGGCCTGGTCATAAATTGAAAGTACGCAAACCACCTGTTCTAGATGGTGTAGAGCGCACTATAGCCTGTCCACATAAAGGATGCACAAAAATGTTCAGAGATAATAGTGCAATGCGTAAACATTTACATACCCATGGACCAAGAGTGCATGTATGCGCAGAATGTGGGAAAGCTTTTGTTGAAAGTTCCAAATTGAAAAGGCACCAGTTGGTTCATACAGGAGAAAAACCTTTCCAATGTACATTTGAAGGATGTGGTAAAAGGTTTAGCCTGGATTTCAATCTTCGCACTCATGTTAGAATTCATACAGGAGACAGACCTTATGTTTGCCCATTTGACGGATGCAGCAAAAAATTTGCACAATCAACGAATTTAAAGTCACATATATTAACACATGCAAAGGCTAA GTCACGTAATGCTATCGGCAGAGGAGTACAACAAATTCAACTTCAACAACCTCAATTTGTACAAGTTGAAGTTGCAGATGTGGATAATCAACAATTCATTGTTTATGCTGATTAG
- the RpL24 gene encoding ribosomal protein L24 isoform X1, which yields MKIGLCAYSGYKIYPGHGKTMVKVDGKTFTFLNSKCESAHLMRRNPRKVTWTVLYRRKHKKGQEEEQAKKRTRRTQKFQRAIVGASLTDILAKRNMKPEIRKAQREQAIKAAKEQKKAAKATKKAVVPAKAKVQPKHKAAKITQKAAPRVGGKR from the exons ATGAA GATCGGTCTTTGCGCATATAgtggatataaaatatatcccGGCCATGGTAAAACCATGGTAAAAGTGGATGGAAAA ACGTTcacatttttaaattcaaaatgtgAATCTGCACATTTAATGAGACGTAATCCAAGAAAAGTTACATGGACTGTATTATAcag ACGGAAGCACAAAAAGGGACAAGAAGAAGAACAAGCGAAAAAAAGAACAAGGCGTACTCAAAAATTTCAACGTGCGATTGTAGGTGCATCTCTTACAGATATTTTAGCGAAACGTAATATGAAACCAGAAATTCGTAAAGCACAGAGAGAACAAGCAATTAA agctgcaaaagaacaaaagaaagctGCAAAAGCAACAAAGAAAGCAGTTGTACCTGCTAAGGCAAAAGTACAACCAAAACATAAAGCTGCAAAGATAACACAAAAAGCAGCTCCCCGTGTCGGAGGAAAACGTTAA
- the pen-2 gene encoding presenilin enhancer, gamma-secretase subunit, which translates to MDLSKIPNDKKLYLCKWYFRAGFVFLPFLWAVNAIWFAKEAFVEPHYEEQKQIKRYVIFSAIGATIWSAALLAWIVTFQTQRAAWGEFADSISYIIPTGIP; encoded by the exons ATGGATTTGTCAAAAATACCGAATGACAAAAAATTGTATCTTTGTAAATGGTATTTTAGAG CTGGATTTGTTTTTCTACCGTTTCTTTGGGCTGTGAATGCTATTTGGTTTGCAAAAGAAGCTTTTGTTGAACCGCATTACGAGGAACAAAAACAAATTAAGAGAT ATGTAATATTTTCTGCAATTGGAGCAACTATATGGTCAGCTGCTCTTTTAGCATGGATCGTTACATTTCAGACACAAAGAGCAGCATGGGGTGAATTTGCAGATTCTATTAGTTACATAATTCCAACTGGCATTCCTTGA
- the U2af38 gene encoding U2 small nuclear riboprotein auxiliary factor 38, producing the protein MAEYLASIFGTEKDKVNCSFYFKIGACRHGDRCSRIHNKPTFSQTCLLQNLYVNPQNSAKSADGSHLVANVSDEEMQEHYDNFFEDVFVECEDKYGEIEEMNVCDNLGDHLVGNVYIKFRREEDAERAVNDLNNRWFGGRPVYAELSPVTDFREACCRQYEMGECTRSGFCNFMHLKPISRELRRYLYSRKKGGKGRSRSRSRSRGRDRKRRSRSRDRRSRSKDRRKGRDDKGRDGRSGRY; encoded by the exons ATGGCAGAATATCTGGCATCAATTTTCGGTACAGAGAAAGACAA AGTAAATTgttcattttatttcaaaatcGGTGCCTGTCGACATGGGGATAGATGTTCTCGAATTCATAACAAGCCAACTTTTAGTCAG ACATGTCTGTTGCAAAACCTTTACGTAAACCCTCAAAATTCAGCAAAAAGTGCAGATGGATCTCATC TGGTGGCAAACGTCTCTGATGAAGAAATGCAAGAACATTATGACAATTTTTTTGAAGATGTCTTTGTTGAATGTGAAGATAAATATGGTGAAATAGAAGAAATGAATGTGTGTGATAATCTTGGGGATCACTTAGTTGGGAATGTTTACATTAAATTCCGAAGAGAAGAAGATGCAGAAAGGGCTGTAAATGATTTGAATAATAGATGGTTTGGTGGAAGACCAGTTTATGCAGAACTTTCTCCAGTCACTGATTTTAGAGAAGCCTGCTGTCGTCAATATGAAATGGg AGAATGCACACGTTCAGGATTTTGTAATTTCATGCATTTGAAACCTATTTCACGAGAATTACGACGTTACTTATATAGCAGAAAAAAGGGTGGTAAAGGGCGATCAAGATCACGATCGCGATCCCGTGGCCGTGATCGTAAGCGAAGATCACGATCTCGTGACAGAAGATCCAGATCCAAAGATCGCCGAAAAGGTAGAGATGATAAAGGTAGAGATGGACGGTCTGGAAGGTATTAA
- the LOC117156967 gene encoding uncharacterized protein LOC117156967 isoform X2 — translation MASAEINMASSDIITEVEIQPDIQEVEIETIPVEIPCETVETTIEGEDGQPMIALQTLPEPGREEIILQTQEEIVGSDPLSVYDQIPVPENDIYVESSPGPSKKGPKKTKKSGSSKFRSSDHTIFGEMGSETKARKWEQKQVQIKTLEGEFSVTMWASGTDDDEGSNPEPDPDYTEYMTGKSNAKFNHSGSSISDGMPGLDLSDPKQLAEFARPGHKLKVRKPPVLDGVERTIACPHKGCTKMFRDNSAMRKHLHTHGPRVHVCAECGKAFVESSKLKRHQLVHTGEKPFQCTFEGCGKRFSLDFNLRTHVRIHTGDRPYVCPFDGCSKKFAQSTNLKSHILTHAKAKSRNAIGRGVQQIQLQQPQFVQVEVADVDNQQFIVYAD, via the exons ATGGCGTCAGCGGAGATTAATATGGCGTCCTCGGACATAATAACTGAAGTGGAGATTCAACCAGATATCCAAGAGGTTGAAATAGAAACGATACCGGTGGAGATACCGTGTGAAACTGTGGAAACTACGATCGAGGGTGAAGATGGCCAGCCGATGATAGCCCTTCAAACACTTCCAGAGCCAGGACGCGAAGAAATCATACTACAGACGCAAGAGGAAATCGTCGGCAGTGATCCACTAAGCGTATATGATCAGATTCCGGTcccagagaacgatatttatgttGAATCAAGCCCTGGCCCATCGAAGAAAGGTCCTAAGAAGACCAAGAAAAGCGGTTCGTCGAAATTCAGATCGTCCGATCATACGATTTTTGGGGAAATGGGTTCGGAGACGAAGGCTAGAAAGTGGGAGCAGAAGCAAGTGCAAATCAAGACGCTTGAAGGTGAATTCTCAGTGACGATGTGGGCATCGGGTACCGACGACG ATGAAGGCTCTAATCCAGAGCCTGATCCAGACTACACAGAATACATGACTGGTAAATCCAATGCCAAATTCAATCACTCTGGAAGCTCCATTTCCGATGGAATGCCAGGTCTTGACCTTTCGGATCCAAAGCAATTGGCAGAATTTGCTAGGCCTGGTCATAAATTGAAAGTACGCAAACCACCTGTTCTAGATGGTGTAGAGCGCACTATAGCCTGTCCACATAAAGGATGCACAAAAATGTTCAGAGATAATAGTGCAATGCGTAAACATTTACATACCCATGGACCAAGAGTGCATGTATGCGCAGAATGTGGGAAAGCTTTTGTTGAAAGTTCCAAATTGAAAAGGCACCAGTTGGTTCATACAGGAGAAAAACCTTTCCAATGTACATTTGAAGGATGTGGTAAAAGGTTTAGCCTGGATTTCAATCTTCGCACTCATGTTAGAATTCATACAGGAGACAGACCTTATGTTTGCCCATTTGACGGATGCAGCAAAAAATTTGCACAATCAACGAATTTAAAGTCACATATATTAACACATGCAAAGGCTAA GTCACGTAATGCTATCGGCAGAGGAGTACAACAAATTCAACTTCAACAACCTCAATTTGTACAAGTTGAAGTTGCAGATGTGGATAATCAACAATTCATTGTTTATGCTGATTAG